The Xanthomonas indica genome has a segment encoding these proteins:
- the tatA gene encoding Sec-independent protein translocase subunit TatA, protein MGSLSIWHWLVVLVIVLLVFGTKRLTSGAKDLGNAVKEFKKGMRDEDKPAGQLGDETRSSSEPSRQTQAERDRDSH, encoded by the coding sequence ATGGGCAGTCTTAGCATCTGGCACTGGCTGGTGGTGCTGGTGATCGTGCTGCTGGTGTTCGGCACCAAGCGGCTGACGAGCGGCGCCAAGGATCTGGGCAACGCGGTCAAAGAGTTCAAGAAAGGCATGCGCGACGAGGACAAGCCGGCCGGCCAGCTCGGCGACGAGACGCGCAGCAGCAGCGAGCCGTCCCGCCAGACCCAGGCCGAGCGCGACCGCGACTCTCACTGA
- the glyQ gene encoding glycine--tRNA ligase subunit alpha: MSVSRSVPITFQGLIQTLNQFWAQHGCVLIQPLDLEVGAGTFHPATFLRALGPEPWNAAYVQPSRRPTDGRYGENPNRLQRYYQYQVAMKPNPDNIQQLYLDSLKALGIDPLVHDLRFVEDNWESPTLGAWGLGWEVWLNGMEVTQFTYFQQAGGLECKPVLGEITYGLERLCMYLQNCDNVYDLVWTYGPDGSPVTYGDVYHQNEVEQSAYNFEHANVAELFHRFDACEQEAQALVEVGLPLPAYEQVTKASHAFNLLDARRAISVTERQRYILRVRALAQAVAKAYYAQREKLGFPGVKK; this comes from the coding sequence ATGTCCGTTTCCCGGTCCGTTCCGATCACGTTCCAGGGTCTGATCCAGACCCTCAACCAGTTCTGGGCGCAGCACGGCTGCGTGCTGATCCAACCGCTGGACCTGGAAGTGGGCGCCGGCACCTTCCATCCGGCCACGTTCCTGCGCGCGCTCGGGCCGGAGCCGTGGAACGCGGCCTACGTGCAACCGAGCCGCCGTCCCACCGACGGCCGCTACGGCGAGAACCCGAACCGCCTGCAGCGCTACTACCAGTATCAGGTGGCGATGAAGCCGAACCCGGACAACATCCAGCAGTTGTACCTGGACTCGCTCAAGGCGCTGGGCATCGATCCGCTGGTGCACGACCTGCGCTTCGTCGAGGACAACTGGGAATCGCCGACGCTCGGCGCCTGGGGCCTGGGCTGGGAGGTGTGGCTCAACGGCATGGAGGTCACCCAGTTCACGTATTTCCAGCAGGCCGGCGGTCTGGAGTGCAAGCCGGTGCTGGGCGAGATCACCTACGGGCTCGAGCGCCTGTGCATGTACCTGCAGAACTGCGACAACGTCTACGACCTGGTGTGGACCTACGGCCCCGACGGCAGCCCGGTCACCTACGGCGACGTCTACCACCAGAACGAGGTGGAGCAGAGCGCGTACAACTTCGAACACGCCAACGTGGCCGAGCTGTTCCACCGCTTCGACGCCTGCGAGCAGGAAGCGCAGGCGCTGGTCGAAGTCGGCCTGCCGCTGCCGGCGTACGAGCAGGTGACCAAGGCCAGCCACGCCTTCAATCTGCTCGACGCACGCCGCGCGATCTCGGTGACCGAGCGCCAGCGCTACATCCTGCGCGTGCGCGCGCTGGCGCAGGCGGTGGCCAAGGCCTACTACGCGCAGCGCGAGAAGCTGGGCTTCCCCGGCGTCAAGAAGTGA
- the tatC gene encoding twin-arginine translocase subunit TatC has translation MNVEAESSLIEHLIELRARLMRALIGLGVVVVALLPFSKRLYSWLAEPMLAQLPVGQSVIATHPAGAVIAPLKLAFFLALFVSAPWLLYQAWAFVAPGLYQREKRLALPLLASAVLLFYLGCGFAYFLVLPAVFHFLTTFKPDVIQLTPDAGAYLDFVLAIFFAFGASFELPVALVILALLGWVTPQQLREGRGYAVVGIFVLAAVLTPPDVVSQLMLAIPMCLLYELGIVASSWLVSSQARTQ, from the coding sequence ATGAACGTCGAAGCCGAGAGCAGCCTGATCGAACACCTGATCGAACTGCGCGCGCGGCTGATGCGCGCGCTGATCGGCCTGGGCGTGGTGGTGGTGGCGCTGCTGCCCTTCTCCAAGCGCCTGTACTCCTGGCTGGCCGAGCCGATGCTGGCGCAGTTGCCGGTGGGCCAGAGCGTGATCGCCACGCACCCGGCCGGCGCAGTCATCGCCCCGCTCAAGCTGGCGTTCTTCCTGGCCCTGTTCGTGTCCGCGCCGTGGCTGCTGTACCAGGCGTGGGCCTTCGTCGCCCCCGGCCTGTACCAACGCGAGAAGCGCCTGGCGCTGCCGCTGCTGGCTTCGGCGGTGCTGCTGTTCTACCTCGGCTGCGGCTTCGCCTATTTCCTGGTGCTGCCGGCGGTGTTCCACTTCCTGACCACGTTCAAGCCGGACGTGATCCAACTCACCCCCGATGCCGGCGCCTACCTGGATTTCGTCCTGGCGATCTTCTTCGCCTTCGGCGCCAGCTTCGAACTACCGGTGGCACTGGTGATCCTGGCCCTGCTCGGCTGGGTGACCCCGCAGCAACTGCGCGAGGGCCGCGGTTACGCGGTGGTCGGTATTTTTGTGCTGGCCGCCGTGCTGACCCCGCCGGACGTGGTGTCGCAGCTGATGCTGGCGATCCCGATGTGCCTGCTGTACGAACTGGGCATCGTGGCGTCGAGCTGGCTGGTGTCAAGCCAGGCGCGCACGCAGTAA
- a CDS encoding trypsin-like peptidase domain-containing protein, with translation MKRLAALGFTLLVSTAATAAVAGTPSFQKQGGKAKFINGDNLVTGVYAETATPADTRLQSPQQKAAGLSAVMVTRNGDQYVSSASAEDVALFEEAIKAMELLGRLPHSVPGTPPTRPTGDGAGRAVPNVVIGTDERVQVTTTTNAPYWHIGRIGIGCTGTLIGPKHVLTAGHCVSDGAGNWYSSLDFTVAQNGSYQPWGTATWARAITTTAWLNNGDSNYDYALIVLSTAPHGGNAGWGTYSGGTHTITGYPGDKPFGTMWSASGGVSTSGSYRLCYTIDTSGGNSGSGIYDSGYVVRGVHTTGSSSQNCGTRLTSTVFNTLQNWIADNP, from the coding sequence ATGAAACGTCTGGCTGCACTGGGATTTACCTTGCTGGTATCGACAGCGGCGACCGCGGCGGTCGCAGGTACGCCATCGTTCCAGAAACAGGGCGGGAAAGCGAAGTTCATCAACGGCGACAATCTGGTGACCGGCGTGTACGCGGAGACGGCCACCCCGGCGGACACGCGCTTGCAGAGCCCGCAACAGAAAGCCGCCGGCCTGAGCGCGGTGATGGTCACCCGCAATGGCGACCAATACGTCTCGTCGGCAAGCGCGGAGGACGTGGCGCTCTTCGAGGAGGCGATCAAGGCGATGGAACTGCTCGGCCGCCTGCCGCACTCCGTACCCGGCACGCCACCGACGCGTCCCACCGGCGATGGTGCCGGCCGCGCCGTCCCCAACGTGGTGATCGGGACCGATGAACGGGTGCAGGTGACCACCACCACCAACGCGCCGTACTGGCACATCGGGCGCATCGGCATCGGCTGCACGGGAACGCTGATCGGACCCAAGCACGTCCTGACCGCCGGCCACTGCGTGTCCGACGGCGCTGGCAATTGGTATTCCAGCCTCGACTTCACCGTGGCCCAGAACGGCAGCTACCAGCCGTGGGGAACGGCGACGTGGGCGCGTGCCATCACCACGACGGCGTGGCTCAACAACGGCGACAGCAACTACGACTATGCGCTGATCGTCCTGAGCACTGCTCCCCATGGCGGGAATGCAGGCTGGGGCACCTACTCCGGAGGCACCCATACCATCACCGGATACCCGGGCGACAAGCCGTTCGGAACGATGTGGAGTGCGTCCGGCGGTGTCTCGACCAGCGGCTCCTACAGGCTCTGCTACACCATCGACACCAGCGGCGGCAACAGCGGAAGCGGCATCTACGACAGCGGCTACGTGGTCCGCGGCGTCCACACCACCGGCTCGTCGAGCCAAAACTGCGGGACGCGGCTGACCAGCACCGTCTTCAACACGCTGCAGAACTGGATCGCCGACAACCCGTGA
- the tatB gene encoding Sec-independent protein translocase protein TatB — translation MFDIGFSELLVIAVVALVVLGPERLPKAARFAGLWVRRARAQWDSVKQELERELEAEELKRSLHDVQSSLRQAETQFRDGSEELHRQTEALRREIDPNPPVAPADNAPTAAATSTDASTPYVADTATPPPTASTTPAASVLPAAARGAAAPHPAPGAATAHTGQPPSRDPEAPR, via the coding sequence GTGTTCGATATCGGATTCAGCGAACTGCTGGTGATCGCGGTGGTGGCCCTGGTGGTGCTCGGCCCCGAGCGCCTGCCCAAGGCGGCGCGCTTTGCCGGGTTGTGGGTGCGCCGCGCCCGCGCGCAGTGGGACTCGGTGAAGCAGGAACTGGAACGCGAACTGGAAGCCGAGGAACTCAAGCGCAGCCTGCACGACGTGCAGAGTTCGCTGCGCCAGGCCGAGACCCAGTTTCGCGACGGCAGCGAGGAACTGCACCGGCAGACCGAGGCACTGCGCCGCGAGATCGATCCGAACCCGCCGGTAGCGCCTGCGGACAACGCGCCGACCGCGGCGGCCACCTCGACCGACGCCTCGACGCCGTACGTTGCCGACACGGCCACGCCCCCGCCGACGGCCTCGACGACTCCCGCAGCGTCCGTGCTGCCGGCCGCCGCGCGCGGTGCAGCCGCGCCGCATCCGGCACCCGGCGCCGCGACCGCGCACACCGGCCAGCCGCCCTCCCGTGATCCGGAGGCGCCGCGATGA
- the glyS gene encoding glycine--tRNA ligase subunit beta, whose amino-acid sequence MSQHLPLLIELGTEELPVKALPGLAQALFDGVIAGLEKRGIAVERGDAKPLSTPRRLAVLLPGVAVEQPEQRAEVLGPYLNIALDADGQPTKALQGFAAKAGIDWTALERTSDAKGERFVHRAVNPGARTATLLPEILREAIAAMPIPKPMRWGDHDYGFARPVQWLVLLFGSEVVPMPLFGVEAGRDSRGHRFLHDAPVPLAQPGDYVTALQAAQVLVDPDLRRARIVAEVEQAAREAGGSARIAEDNLEQVVNLVEWPSAVLCKFEPAFLAVPQEALIETMESNQKFFPVLDAGGKLTEHFIGIANIVSRDVAEVAKGYERVIRPRFADAKFFFDEDLKQGLEAMGAGLASVTYQAKLGSIADKVQRVAALAEAIAAQVGVDPAQARRAAELSKNDLQSRMVNEFPELQGIAGRHYALAAGEPSEIALAIDEAYQPRFAGDDVALSPLGKVLAIAERLDTLAGGFAAGLKPTGNKDPFALRRNALGLARTVIESGFELEILRLLYVASFLNNTEVVLRTSLPSQSMVNNVVRWLRGTGDASELESHFKKILFGKKVTEERYAEVRRASEEQAPSCYDFILDRLRGYYADKGVPATQFNAVAALFSVAAEAAPTKDTTAPAGAVSTATTALGSLYDFDRRIDAIGTFAALPEAEALAAANKRIRNILRKAEGEIPAQVDAGLLREPAERALAEAVEAAIAETDGALRQHDYVTVLNFLARLRPQVDAFFDGVMVNADDQALRRNRLALLKRLGDRLGSVAAIEHLSA is encoded by the coding sequence ATGAGCCAACACCTTCCCCTGCTGATCGAACTGGGCACCGAGGAACTGCCGGTCAAGGCATTGCCGGGCCTGGCCCAGGCGCTGTTCGACGGCGTGATCGCCGGGCTGGAGAAGCGCGGCATCGCGGTCGAGCGCGGCGACGCCAAGCCGCTGTCCACGCCGCGCCGGCTGGCGGTGCTGCTGCCGGGCGTGGCCGTCGAGCAGCCGGAGCAGCGCGCGGAAGTGCTCGGCCCCTACCTCAACATCGCGCTGGACGCCGACGGCCAGCCGACCAAGGCGCTGCAGGGGTTCGCCGCCAAGGCCGGGATCGACTGGACCGCGCTGGAGCGCACCAGCGACGCCAAGGGCGAACGCTTCGTGCACCGCGCGGTGAACCCGGGCGCGCGCACCGCCACGCTGCTGCCGGAGATCCTGCGCGAGGCGATCGCGGCAATGCCGATCCCCAAGCCGATGCGCTGGGGCGATCACGATTACGGCTTCGCGCGGCCGGTGCAGTGGCTGGTGCTGCTATTCGGCAGCGAGGTGGTGCCGATGCCGCTGTTCGGCGTGGAGGCCGGCCGCGACAGCCGCGGCCACCGCTTCCTGCACGACGCGCCGGTGCCGCTGGCGCAGCCGGGCGACTACGTGACCGCGCTGCAGGCCGCGCAGGTACTAGTGGACCCGGACCTACGCCGCGCGCGCATCGTCGCCGAAGTCGAGCAGGCCGCACGCGAGGCAGGTGGCAGCGCGCGCATCGCCGAGGACAACCTGGAGCAGGTGGTGAACCTGGTCGAATGGCCGTCGGCAGTGCTGTGCAAGTTCGAGCCGGCGTTCCTGGCGGTGCCGCAGGAAGCGCTGATCGAGACCATGGAGAGCAACCAGAAGTTCTTCCCGGTGCTGGATGCCGGCGGCAAGCTCACCGAGCATTTCATCGGCATCGCCAACATCGTCTCGCGCGACGTCGCCGAAGTGGCCAAGGGCTACGAGCGGGTGATCCGCCCGCGCTTCGCCGACGCCAAGTTCTTCTTCGACGAAGACCTCAAGCAGGGCCTGGAGGCGATGGGCGCCGGCCTGGCCAGCGTCACCTACCAGGCCAAGCTCGGCAGCATCGCCGACAAGGTGCAGCGCGTGGCTGCGCTGGCCGAGGCGATCGCCGCGCAGGTCGGCGTGGACCCGGCACAGGCGCGCCGCGCCGCCGAACTGAGCAAGAACGACCTGCAGTCGCGCATGGTCAACGAGTTTCCGGAACTGCAGGGCATCGCCGGCCGCCACTACGCGCTCGCCGCCGGCGAACCGAGCGAGATCGCCCTGGCGATCGACGAGGCCTACCAGCCGCGCTTCGCCGGCGACGACGTCGCGCTGTCGCCGCTGGGCAAGGTACTGGCGATTGCCGAACGCCTGGACACGCTGGCCGGTGGCTTCGCCGCGGGATTGAAGCCAACCGGCAACAAGGATCCGTTCGCACTGCGGCGCAATGCGCTGGGGTTGGCGCGGACGGTGATTGAGAGTGGGTTTGAGTTAGAGATTTTGCGTCTGCTCTACGTCGCTAGTTTTTTGAACAACACGGAAGTTGTTTTGCGCACTTCTTTGCCATCTCAATCGATGGTCAACAATGTTGTGCGTTGGCTAAGAGGAACTGGAGATGCATCCGAACTGGAAAGCCATTTCAAGAAGATACTCTTCGGTAAAAAAGTAACTGAAGAGCGCTACGCCGAAGTCCGGCGCGCCTCAGAAGAGCAGGCTCCATCGTGCTATGACTTCATCCTCGACCGCCTGCGCGGCTACTACGCCGACAAGGGTGTGCCGGCAACGCAGTTCAACGCAGTAGCCGCGCTGTTCTCGGTCGCGGCTGAAGCCGCTCCTACAAAGGACACGACGGCGCCCGCAGGAGCGGTTTCAACCGCGACCACCGCGCTCGGCTCGCTGTACGACTTCGACCGCCGCATCGACGCGATCGGCACCTTCGCCGCGTTGCCGGAGGCCGAGGCGCTGGCCGCGGCCAACAAGCGCATCCGCAACATCCTGCGCAAGGCCGAAGGCGAGATTCCGGCGCAGGTCGACGCGGGCCTGCTGCGCGAACCGGCGGAACGCGCGCTGGCCGAGGCGGTGGAAGCAGCGATCGCCGAGACCGACGGCGCGCTGCGCCAGCACGACTACGTCACCGTGCTGAATTTCCTGGCGCGGCTGCGCCCGCAGGTCGACGCGTTCTTCGACGGCGTGATGGTCAACGCAGACGACCAGGCGCTGCGTCGCAACCGCCTGGCCCTGCTCAAGCGCCTGGGCGATCGCCTCGGCAGCGTCGCGGCGATCGAGCACTTGTCGGCGTAA
- a CDS encoding BPSS1780 family membrane protein: MIEIRKLPASAGAEWLLAGMSLLRRAPWALGRLGLIWGLTALIALFLGVLNPTLGMLAQLLMGLAGPLLFGGLVWAVREVDQGRSAEPAHLLQGLQGGRTPNLLVALLPQVVVGLALALLAVVVIGPDGWMQLTTVMNKLNELGQSGAQPDPLQVEQLVATLPALRILLWLMLVAVGFVAVALTLFLFAPQVMFDGRNGIAAIGHGLRACLHNLPAMLVFFVLAFLAMFAFYFALTVVMLVLQFLVGTAVAALVAQLLLMALLMPVLAGIVYAAWKQMFVHAGDAAAVAPPPNVIEA; the protein is encoded by the coding sequence ATGATCGAGATTCGCAAGCTGCCGGCCTCGGCCGGCGCGGAATGGCTGTTGGCCGGCATGTCCCTGCTGCGACGGGCGCCATGGGCGCTGGGCCGGCTGGGACTGATCTGGGGGCTGACGGCGCTGATCGCCCTGTTCCTGGGCGTGCTCAACCCGACCCTGGGCATGCTGGCGCAACTGCTGATGGGCCTGGCCGGGCCGCTGCTGTTCGGCGGGCTGGTGTGGGCCGTGCGCGAGGTCGACCAGGGCCGCAGTGCCGAGCCGGCGCATCTGCTGCAGGGCCTGCAGGGCGGCCGCACGCCGAACCTGCTGGTGGCGCTGTTGCCGCAGGTGGTGGTCGGACTGGCGCTGGCCCTGCTGGCGGTGGTGGTGATCGGCCCGGACGGATGGATGCAGTTGACCACGGTGATGAACAAGCTCAACGAGCTGGGCCAGTCCGGCGCGCAGCCGGATCCGCTGCAGGTGGAGCAACTGGTCGCGACCCTGCCGGCGCTGCGCATCCTGCTGTGGCTGATGCTGGTGGCGGTCGGGTTCGTGGCCGTGGCGCTGACCCTGTTCCTGTTCGCGCCGCAGGTGATGTTCGACGGCCGCAACGGCATCGCCGCCATCGGTCACGGCCTGCGCGCCTGCCTGCACAACCTGCCGGCGATGCTGGTGTTCTTCGTCCTCGCCTTCCTGGCCATGTTCGCGTTCTATTTTGCGCTGACCGTGGTGATGCTGGTGCTGCAGTTCCTCGTCGGCACCGCGGTGGCGGCGCTGGTCGCGCAGTTGCTGCTGATGGCGCTGTTGATGCCGGTGCTGGCCGGGATCGTGTATGCGGCCTGGAAGCAGATGTTCGTGCACGCCGGCGATGCGGCGGCCGTGGCGCCGCCACCGAACGTCATCGAAGCCTGA
- a CDS encoding substrate-binding domain-containing protein: MRRSLIPLTLAVLLLASASASAAAPEASRPAPPTTLTVLSSGGIMGAIRAVAPDYERATGVRLHIEAAPSMGDTPQAIPNRLARHEPADVLLMVGAALDKLLASGQARPASRVDLGESYIAMAVKQGAPKPDISTMDAFRMTLLDSRSVAYSDSASGVYLSRTLFPRMRLGDGFAAKARMIPAEPVGAVVARGEAQLGFQQLSELKPVPGIAIVGLIPKQAQQMTLYSGAVATASTQPQAAQALLEYLASPAAAKAIAESGLTPLARKP; encoded by the coding sequence ATGCGTCGTTCCCTGATCCCCTTGACCCTGGCCGTGCTGCTGCTCGCATCCGCGTCCGCATCGGCGGCGGCGCCGGAAGCGAGCCGCCCCGCCCCGCCTACGACGCTGACCGTCCTCAGTTCCGGCGGCATCATGGGCGCGATCCGCGCCGTCGCGCCCGACTACGAACGGGCCACGGGCGTCAGGCTGCACATCGAGGCGGCGCCGTCGATGGGCGACACGCCGCAGGCGATCCCCAACCGCCTCGCCCGTCACGAGCCGGCGGACGTGCTGCTGATGGTCGGTGCGGCGCTCGACAAGCTCCTTGCCAGCGGCCAGGCGCGCCCCGCCAGCCGCGTGGACCTGGGCGAGTCCTACATCGCCATGGCGGTCAAGCAGGGCGCGCCCAAGCCGGACATCTCCACCATGGACGCCTTCCGCATGACCCTGCTGGACAGCCGCTCGGTGGCCTATTCCGACAGCGCCAGCGGCGTCTACCTGTCGCGCACGCTGTTCCCGCGGATGCGGCTCGGCGACGGTTTCGCCGCCAAGGCACGGATGATTCCCGCCGAGCCGGTCGGCGCGGTGGTCGCGCGTGGCGAGGCGCAACTCGGCTTCCAGCAATTGAGCGAACTCAAGCCGGTCCCCGGCATCGCCATCGTCGGCCTGATCCCCAAGCAGGCACAGCAGATGACGCTGTATTCCGGCGCCGTCGCCACCGCCAGCACGCAGCCGCAGGCGGCGCAGGCGCTGCTGGAGTACCTGGCGTCCCCGGCGGCCGCGAAGGCGATCGCGGAAAGCGGCCTCACGCCGCTCGCCAGGAAGCCATAG
- a CDS encoding glutamine amidotransferase, translating into MPLASSARRRAAPFLILETGEPVATMRRYGRFPHWIRVAAGLAERDTVVANVAAGEALPARGDFAGVIVTGSAAFVTDRADWSERSASWLREAAEDGTPLLGICYGHQLLAHALGGEVAYNPAGRESGTVHIELHPPAAEDPLFAGLPARFPAHATHLQTVLRAPAGATVLARSAQDQCHAFRWGEATWGLQFHPEFATHHMRGYVQARADCLRSAGRCARTIAREVSAAPLARKLLRRFVQHARGQHSSGQAKPR; encoded by the coding sequence ATGCCGTTGGCTTCTTCCGCCCGTCGTCGTGCTGCGCCCTTCCTGATCCTCGAGACCGGTGAACCGGTGGCGACGATGCGGCGCTACGGACGCTTCCCGCACTGGATCCGGGTCGCCGCCGGCCTGGCCGAGCGCGACACGGTGGTGGCCAATGTCGCCGCCGGGGAAGCCTTGCCGGCGCGGGGCGACTTCGCCGGGGTCATCGTCACCGGCTCGGCGGCGTTCGTCACCGACCGGGCCGACTGGAGCGAGCGCTCGGCAAGCTGGCTGCGCGAGGCCGCCGAGGACGGCACGCCGCTGCTGGGCATCTGCTACGGCCACCAGCTGCTGGCGCACGCGCTGGGCGGGGAGGTGGCCTACAACCCGGCCGGGCGCGAATCGGGCACCGTGCACATCGAACTGCATCCGCCCGCGGCCGAGGATCCGCTGTTCGCCGGCCTGCCGGCGCGCTTCCCCGCGCATGCCACGCATCTGCAGACGGTGCTGCGCGCGCCGGCCGGCGCCACGGTGCTGGCGCGCTCGGCGCAGGACCAGTGCCACGCCTTCCGCTGGGGCGAGGCGACCTGGGGCCTGCAGTTCCATCCGGAGTTCGCCACCCACCACATGCGCGGCTACGTGCAGGCGCGTGCCGACTGTCTACGCAGCGCCGGACGCTGCGCCCGTACCATCGCCCGCGAGGTCAGCGCCGCACCGCTGGCGCGCAAACTGTTGCGGCGCTTCGTTCAGCACGCACGCGGGCAGCACAGCAGCGGCCAGGCAAAACCGCGATAA
- a CDS encoding GspE/PulE family protein: protein MDSRPAAPPASLPAEPAVALPPGRLSFERVAAALLADGLVAPAERGRVQFSAQTARTVSDVHPLVLLSNLKLAATRPPGSELSLERLTEWLAQRCGLRYLRIDPTRVDVAAVTGVVSHAYARRHRILPLALQPERLLVATSEPLALDWLGDVQHLARRRIEVVVVNPLDLHRYTMEFFGVTRSVRGAKDGRTEQSSGLPSFEQLVELGRGGDVNADDHHIVHIVDWLLQYAYEQRASDIHLEPRREAGRMRFRIDGVLHKVLEVPPAVMTAIVSRIKVLGRMDLAERRRPQDGRIKTRSPGGRETEMRLSTMPTAFGEKCVMRIFDPDAAFKSVDQLGFSAQEAAGWNALVERPHGIVLVTGPTGSGKTTTLYSTLKRLATPDVNVCSVEDPIEMIATEFNQMQVQPNIDLDFASGVRTLLRQDPDIIMIGEIRDLETAQMAVQASLTGHLVLSTLHTNDAPSAITRLLDLGVPHYLVASTLNGVLAQRLVRTLCGHCKRPHALEPHEWDALREPGEALPEPLQPYAPVGCLECRRTGYLGRVGLYELLPVTPRLRTLIRADMDLAGFSRAAQDEGVRTLRRAGLEKVAAGLTTIEEVLSVLPPRE from the coding sequence ATGGATTCGCGCCCTGCCGCGCCGCCCGCGTCGTTGCCCGCCGAGCCCGCCGTCGCCTTGCCGCCGGGCCGGCTGAGCTTCGAGCGCGTAGCCGCGGCGCTGCTCGCCGACGGCCTGGTCGCACCGGCCGAACGCGGCCGCGTGCAGTTCTCGGCGCAGACCGCGCGCACCGTCAGCGACGTGCATCCGCTGGTGCTGCTGTCCAACCTGAAACTGGCCGCGACCCGCCCGCCGGGCAGCGAGCTGAGCCTGGAGCGGCTGACCGAATGGCTGGCGCAGCGTTGCGGCTTGCGCTACCTGCGCATCGATCCGACCCGGGTCGACGTGGCCGCGGTCACCGGCGTGGTCTCGCACGCCTACGCGCGCCGCCATCGCATCCTGCCGCTCGCGCTGCAGCCCGAGCGCCTGCTGGTGGCGACCAGCGAACCGCTGGCGTTGGACTGGCTCGGCGACGTGCAGCACCTGGCGCGGCGCCGCATCGAAGTGGTGGTGGTCAACCCGCTGGACCTGCATCGCTACACGATGGAGTTCTTCGGCGTGACCCGCTCGGTGCGCGGCGCCAAGGACGGGCGCACCGAGCAGAGCAGCGGCCTGCCCAGCTTCGAGCAGCTGGTGGAACTGGGCCGCGGCGGCGACGTCAACGCCGACGACCACCACATCGTGCACATCGTCGACTGGCTGCTGCAGTACGCCTACGAACAGCGCGCCAGCGACATCCACCTGGAGCCGCGGCGCGAGGCCGGGCGCATGCGCTTCCGCATCGACGGCGTGCTGCACAAGGTGCTGGAAGTGCCGCCGGCGGTGATGACCGCCATCGTCAGCCGCATCAAGGTGCTCGGGCGCATGGACCTGGCCGAGCGGCGGCGGCCGCAGGACGGGCGCATCAAGACCCGCTCGCCGGGCGGGCGCGAGACCGAGATGCGCCTGTCGACCATGCCGACCGCCTTCGGCGAGAAGTGCGTGATGCGCATCTTCGACCCGGACGCCGCGTTCAAGAGCGTGGACCAGCTCGGCTTCAGCGCGCAGGAAGCGGCCGGCTGGAACGCGCTGGTGGAACGCCCGCACGGCATCGTGCTGGTCACCGGCCCCACCGGCTCGGGCAAGACCACCACGCTGTACTCCACGCTCAAGCGCCTGGCCACGCCGGACGTGAACGTGTGCAGCGTGGAAGACCCGATCGAGATGATCGCCACCGAATTCAACCAGATGCAGGTGCAGCCGAACATCGACCTGGACTTCGCCAGCGGCGTGCGCACCCTGCTGCGGCAGGACCCGGACATCATCATGATCGGCGAAATCCGCGACCTGGAGACGGCGCAGATGGCGGTGCAGGCCTCGCTGACCGGGCACCTGGTGCTGTCGACCCTGCACACCAACGATGCGCCCTCGGCGATCACCCGCCTGCTCGACCTGGGCGTGCCGCACTACCTGGTCGCCTCCACCCTCAACGGCGTGCTGGCGCAGCGCCTGGTGCGCACCCTGTGCGGCCACTGCAAGCGCCCGCACGCGCTGGAGCCGCATGAGTGGGACGCGTTGCGCGAACCGGGCGAGGCCTTGCCCGAGCCGCTGCAGCCCTACGCCCCGGTCGGCTGCCTGGAGTGCCGCCGCACCGGTTACCTGGGCCGGGTCGGCCTGTACGAACTGCTGCCGGTGACCCCGCGCCTGCGTACCCTGATCCGCGCCGACATGGACCTGGCCGGCTTCAGCCGCGCCGCCCAGGACGAGGGCGTGCGCACGCTGCGCCGCGCCGGCCTGGAAAAGGTGGCCGCCGGACTGACCACCATCGAAGAAGTGCTGTCGGTGCTGCCGCCGCGGGAGTGA